The proteins below come from a single Periophthalmus magnuspinnatus isolate fPerMag1 chromosome 7, fPerMag1.2.pri, whole genome shotgun sequence genomic window:
- the LOC117373062 gene encoding transcription factor HES-2-like produces the protein MSPNMSCDLLPAFEPNTLAKRKEALEMRKTLKPLMEKRRRARINDSLNHLKNLILPLTGRDKSRYSKLEKADILEMTVRFLSQMPPAASKNPAESYTEGYKACLQRVTTLLPRTSLDQSACQRVTDFVHQSMSASLKPTCLNCCGQSSRTLPQIQQRLQSLKSSFSSRAQLQPASPGSAQQRAVPAPMWRPW, from the exons ATGTCTCCAAACATGAGCTGTGACCTGCTGCCGGCCTTTGAGCCAAACACTTTGGCCAAAAGAAAAGAAGCTTTGGAAATGAGAAAG ACTCTGAAGCCTCTGATGGAGAAAAGAAGGCGCGCTCGGATCAACGACAGCCTCAACCATCTGAAAAACCTCATCCTCCCGCTCACAGGCAGAGAT AAAAGTCGTTATTCAAAGCTGGAAAAGGCGGATATTCTGGAGATGACGGTGAGATTCCTCAGTCAGATGCCTCCTGCTGCCTCCAAAA ATCCAGCAGAGAGCTACACAGAGGGTTATAAAGCCTGTCTCCAGCGCGTGACCACTCTGCTCCCCAGAACCAGCCTGGACCAGAGCGCGTGCCAGCGCGTCACTGACTTCGTGCATCAGTCCATGTCCGCGAGCCTCAAGCCCACGTGCCTCAACTGCTGCGGCCAGAGCTCGAGGACCCTGCCCCAGATCCAGCAGCGGCTCCAGAGCCTCAAGTCCAGCTTCAGCTCCAGAGCCCAGCTTCAGCCCGCGTCTCCCGGGAGCGCGCAGCAGCGGGCCGTGCCCGCGCCCATGTGGAGGCCGTGGTAG